The following nucleotide sequence is from Psychroserpens sp. Hel_I_66.
ACAAGTGGAGCCGATGTAGCAATATATGTGGAAGAAAAACTTACTGCGAGTGCAACCAGTGGTGGTGACATAAAATATTACGGAAACCCAAAAAACACAAGTATTAGCGACGCTATTTCTGGTAACGTTAAAAAGCAATAAACCCATAAAACAACCAATCAATCAACTGGTTTTTTAAAACCATTTCAAACGTAAATCAAGTTTGGGATGGTTTTTGTTTTATATTTGTTCTAATACTTAACAAATTAAAATGAAAAACATTACTGTACTCCTATTGCTTGTTTTTGGTTTTAGCAACTATATTTTTGCTCAAGACTTAGAAAAAATAAAAGGCGATAGAGAATTAACTATTGAGCAAACTTATATTGATGGGTTTAAAACAATAGTTGTAGGAGGTGATTTTGAAGTAGAATTATTTTATAACAAAAAACCTTCCGTAGAAATTGAAACCGATGGCAATCTTCATGAATATATTGATGTAAATGTTGTTGACAGTATTTTAACGATCACAACATCCCGTGAGATTCGTGCTAAAAAACTCAACGTAAAAGTAAACTACGGTGATGCTTTTTCTAATATTGAAGTTAAAGACGATGCTGAAGTTCGCTCACTTACCTCTTTGGAACTCAAAAACGCTAGTTTAAAAACCACTGGATCTGCTAGGGCTTACCTAAACATCAAAGCTAATAGTTTTGATTATTCAAGTACTGAAAAGTCTAAAGTAAAGCTCAATGTCACTGCACCTAAAGTTTCGGTAATAATTAGTGACAATACCAAAATGGACGCACTAATTAATGCTACAGACGTTAAGATTGACCTGTACCAACGTGCCAGTGCGGATATTGAGGGCACCATTACAAACCTAAATGTAAGAGCAGATAATAACTCACAATTAAACGGTAAAGACTTTACGACGAAAAACTGTACAGTAATTGCTGAAATGGATAGCGACCTATACTTAGAAGTATTGGAAAATATAACGATTGATGCCTCTGGGGACAGTGAGATTTATCTCTTCGGAAATCCAAAGATTACGATCAATACCTTTACGGGAACGGTTAAGCTAGAAAAGAAAGAGAAGTAGAGTTTTCCAATTTCCGAAGTAAAAAATAAAAAAAAATCCGAAGTTTTTGAGCTTCGGATTTTTTTGTATATCTGTATCAACATTTGGTTAGTAAACCGGAGTAGTAACCTCAAAGTCTGATTCTTTTGCTGCCAGATAACGCTCTGCATCTAAGGCTGCCATACAGCCAGTTCCTGCTGCTGTAACCGCTTGACGATACACATGATCTGCTGCATCACCAGACACAAAAACACCTTCGATATTTGTTTTTGAAGTACCTGGAGTATTAATGATATAACCGGTTGCATCTAACTTTAAGAAATCTTTAAAGATATCTGTATTTGGTTTGTGACCTATAGCTACGAAGAATCCTGTTGCTGGAATCTCAAACGTGTGATTAGTCTGGTTATTTACTGCTCTAACGCCAGTTACTACTTGTCCGTCCCCTAAAACCTCTTCGGTTTCTGTATTGAAAAGTATCTCTATGTTTTTTGTATTCTTCACTCTGTTTGCCATAATCTTAGAAGCTCTAAACTCGTCCTTACGAACCAACATGGTTACTTTTTTACAAAGTTTTGAAAGGTAATGTGCTTCTTCACAAGCGCTATCTCCTGCTCCAACAATTACAACTTCTTGGTTTTTATAAAAGAACCCATCACAAACAGCACAAGCGGAAACGCCTCCACCTAATTTGAGATATTTTTGTTCAGAATCTAAGCCTAAGTATTTAGCAGATGCTCCTGTAGAAATTATAACTGTTTTACAGTGGATTTCGTTAGTTTCATTAACCCATATTTTATGTGTATCTCCATCAAAATCAACTTTAGTCACCCAACCGTCACGAATGTCTGTACCAAAACGGGCTGCTTGGTTTTGCAACTCGATCATCATGGCTGGACCTGTGATACCGTCTGGATATCCTGGAAAATTTTCTACTTCATTGGTTGTTGTTAACTGTCCGCCTGGTTGTGTGCCTTGATATAGTACAGGTTCCATATTTGCTCTTGCTGCATAAATTGCTGCTGTATAACCAGCAGGACCTGACCCTATGATAAGACATTTTACTTTTTCTATTGTATCTGACATGTTTTTGAATTTCAGTTTAAGTATAGCAAAAGTAGGATTTTTGATGAAAATCTTACATCAAAGTTATTAACAGTAGTTATATAATCATTACTATTTTCTATATGAAGATTATATATTATGGGTTAATCATAAATCTTTTTGAGTTAATGAAACTTACGTACTACATTTATCTTAATTTTGTAAATAAAGTAAAATGAGTACAATATCAAAACATCACAATATGATTAAATTATACTACAGTTCAGAGTCTTCGGTTGGAAAGCAATCTCTTGGCTATGTTGACGCATCTTCAAAGGA
It contains:
- a CDS encoding GIN domain-containing protein, which produces MKNITVLLLLVFGFSNYIFAQDLEKIKGDRELTIEQTYIDGFKTIVVGGDFEVELFYNKKPSVEIETDGNLHEYIDVNVVDSILTITTSREIRAKKLNVKVNYGDAFSNIEVKDDAEVRSLTSLELKNASLKTTGSARAYLNIKANSFDYSSTEKSKVKLNVTAPKVSVIISDNTKMDALINATDVKIDLYQRASADIEGTITNLNVRADNNSQLNGKDFTTKNCTVIAEMDSDLYLEVLENITIDASGDSEIYLFGNPKITINTFTGTVKLEKKEK
- the trxB gene encoding thioredoxin-disulfide reductase, with product MSDTIEKVKCLIIGSGPAGYTAAIYAARANMEPVLYQGTQPGGQLTTTNEVENFPGYPDGITGPAMMIELQNQAARFGTDIRDGWVTKVDFDGDTHKIWVNETNEIHCKTVIISTGASAKYLGLDSEQKYLKLGGGVSACAVCDGFFYKNQEVVIVGAGDSACEEAHYLSKLCKKVTMLVRKDEFRASKIMANRVKNTKNIEILFNTETEEVLGDGQVVTGVRAVNNQTNHTFEIPATGFFVAIGHKPNTDIFKDFLKLDATGYIINTPGTSKTNIEGVFVSGDAADHVYRQAVTAAGTGCMAALDAERYLAAKESDFEVTTPVY